From Gemmatimonadaceae bacterium:
CCACCCAGCCATTGATGAGATACGACGCGCCGCTGGCGACGATCATCACGACGCGCATCACGAAGATCCACACCAGGAGCTGGACCTGCACCGTCGGCTCTTTCACCGCGAGCACGATGAACGTGATCAGCGCGACGCCCGTCACACCGTACGTCTCGAAGCCGTCGGCGCTCGGCCCAACGGAGTCGCCGGCGTTGTCGCCGGTGCAGTCCGCGATCACGCCGGGGTTGCGCGCGTCATCTTCCTTGATGTTGAACACGATCTTCATCAAGTCGGACCCGATGTCGGCGATCTTGGTGAAGATGCCGCCCGCGATGCGCAGGGCGGCCGCGCCCAACGACTCGCCGATCGCGAATCCGATGAAGCACGGTCCGGCGTAGTCGCCCGGAATGAAGAGAAGAATGCAGAGCATCATCACCAGCTCGACGCTGATGAGCAGCATGCCGATGCTCATGCCCGCGCTCAACGGTATCGCGAAGCACGGATAGGGCTTGCCGCGCAGGCTGGCGAACGCCGTGCGCGAGTTCGCGAACGTATTCACGCGAATGCCGAACCAGGCGACGCCGTAGCTGCCGGCGATGCCCAACACGCTGAACAGCAGGATGATGATCACTTTCGCCGCGCCGTAATGCTGCAGCACGCCGAAGTAGAGCAGGATGACGATCCCGATGAACACCTCGAGCAGCAGCAGGAACTTGCCCTGCTGGATCAGGTATGTCTTGCAGGTCTCGTAGATGAGCTCCGAGACCTCGCGCATCGACGTGTGGACCGGGAGGCCCTTGAGTTTGCTGTAGATCACGAGGCCGAACAGCATGCCTAACGCACAGAAGACGAGACCGACCATGAGCAGCTTGTGCCCGGGGATGCCGAAGAACGACACGGTCGACAAGTCCGGAATACGGAGGTCCGCTTCGCCGCCGGCGCTCTGCGCTGCCTGTGCGGCAAGCGTGGGTGCGGCAAGCGCCAGGGCGCCCAGCGCGAGCAGGGGATACCACAGCACGCGCGCTGCGCGTCGAACGACAGGTGCCAACCAGGTCATCGGGAAACGCCTCCAGAGTGTGCGAGCGATACAACGAGACGAACGGCGCGGGGCCGGGTGAGCCGCCACGACAATGATCGATGCTTCGGTGACACGAGGCAACGGCTCAGGCCGATTCCGCGCGCCGCCACAACAGAAACACGGGCACGCCGACGATGACGATCGCCAGACCCGCCAGCGCCTGCGCGCGCGTCTTGTCGGCGATAAGCAGGATGATCGCCGTGATCGCGGCCAGCACGATGTACAACCCCGGCAGCCACGGATACCCCACGGCCCGGTACGGCCGCTCGGCGTCGGGACGCGTCCGGCGCAGGATGAACAGCCCCGTCGTGGTGAGCGCGTAGAACACGAGCTGGGCGAAGATCACGTAGTTGAGCAGCTGTCCGTACGTGCCCGTTAGGCAGAGGAGCGACGTCCACAGCCCCTGGTACACGAGACCGGACGCCGGCACGCTCCGCAAATTCAGTTCGCCGACCTTCCTGAAGAACACGCCGTCGCGCGCCATCGCATAGTACGCGCGCGGCCCGGCGAGAATGAGCCCGTTGCTGCAGCCGAACGTACTGATCAGGATCGCGATCGCCATCACGGTCCCGCCGCTCGCGCCGAACAACACCGTGGCGGCGGCCGTGCCCACGCGGTCCTGTGTCGCGAACTGGATCCCCTGTCCCATCACCGTCGTCGCGGTCGCGGATCCGGCCATGGGCAGCGTGAACAGATAGCCGACGTTCGTCAGCACGTAGAGCAGCGTCACGAGGCCGGTGCCTAACGCCAAGGCCAGCGGCAGGTTGCGCTTCGGGTTGTGCACCTCCGACGCCGCAAACGTCACGTTGTTCCAGGCGTCGCTCGAGAAGAGCGAC
This genomic window contains:
- a CDS encoding amino acid permease; amino-acid sequence: MTTVVADRPATTETPHEFVKALTLMDATMLVAGAMIGSGIFIVSADIARSVGSPFWLLVVWIVTGVMTLLGALAYGELAAMFPKAGGQYLFLREAMGPLMGFLYGWTLFVVIQTGTIAAVLVAFARFLGELVPSISPDLYTWFPHHSFATAGGPIDVGLSPQRLVALVIVWFLTWINLRGVREGKFIQTTFTIVKTGALALLVILCLTLGRNATAMAANFKGGHFFGHVDLGSAFVLAFGAALVGSLFSSDAWNNVTFAASEVHNPKRNLPLALALGTGLVTLLYVLTNVGYLFTLPMAGSATATTVMGQGIQFATQDRVGTAAATVLFGASGGTVMAIAILISTFGCSNGLILAGPRAYYAMARDGVFFRKVGELNLRSVPASGLVYQGLWTSLLCLTGTYGQLLNYVIFAQLVFYALTTTGLFILRRTRPDAERPYRAVGYPWLPGLYIVLAAITAIILLIADKTRAQALAGLAIVIVGVPVFLLWRRAESA